gacaGGTGTGGCTGTGGTCATGacaggtgtggctgtggttgtgacaGGTGTGCCTGTGGTCATGacaggtgtggctgtggttgtgacaggtgtggctgtggttgtgacaGGTGTGGCTGTGGTCATGACAGGTGTGGCTGTGGTCATGACAGGTGTGTTGCTGGGGTCATGACAGGTGTGTTGCTGGGGTCATGACAGGTGTGGCTGTGGTCATGACAGGTGTGGCTGTGGTCATGACAGGTGTGGCTGTGGTCATGACAGGTGTGGCTGTGGTCATGacaggtgtggctgtggttgtgacaGGTGTGCCTGTGGTCATGACAGGTGTGCCTGTGGTCGTGACAGGTGTGGCTGTGGTCATGACAGGTGTGGCTGTGGTCATGACAGGTGTGGCTGTGGTCATGACAGGAGTGCCTGTGGTCATGacaggtgtggctgtggttgtgacaggtgtggctgtggttgtgacaGGTGTGGCTGTGGTCATGAtaggtgtggctgtggttgtgacaGGTGTGCCTGTGGTCATGacaggtgtggctgtggttgtgacaGGTGTGGCTGTGGTCGTGACAGGTGTGGCTGTGGTCATGACAGGTGTGGCTGTGGTCATGACAGGTGTGTTGCTGGGGTCATGACAGGTGTGTTGCTGGGGTCATGACAGGTGTGGCTGTGGTCATGACAGGTGTGGCTGTGGTCATGGCAGGTGTGGCTGTGGTCATGACAGGTGTGGCTGTGGTCATGACAGGTGTGGCTGTGGTCATGACAGGTGTGGCTGTGGTCaccacaaccacaggtcacaggtcaccacaaccacaggtcaccacaaccacaagtcaccacaaccacaggtcaccacaaccacaggtcaccacaaccacaggtcaccacaaccacaggtcaccacaaccacaggtcaccacaaccacaggtcacagttCACAACTACAAGGGAAGGGCGTACCTTAGTGCAGGCTTCCTGTTGTCCAGGAGAAAGAGTGTCAAGCCTTGCAAGTGTGTAGGAAAAAGGTTTGATAGTGTATGAGAGGTtgagagcagcagcaacagcagccgcTGGAGCAGCAACCACAGACACAGCAGCCGCTGGAGCAGCAACCACAGACACAGCAGCCGCTGGAGCAGCAACCACAGACACAGCAGCCGCTGGAGCAGCAACCACAGACACAGCAGCCGCTGGAGCAGCAGCCACAGACACAGCAGCCGCTGGAGCAGCAACCACAGACACAGCAGCCGCTGGAGCAGCAACCACAGACACAGCAGCCGTTGGAGCAGCAGCCACAGACACAGCAGCCGCTGGAGCAGCAACCACAGACACAGCAGCCGCTGGAGCAGCAACCACAGACACAGCAGCCGCTGGAGCAGCAACCACAGACACAGCAGCCGCTGGAGCAGCAGCCACAGACACAGCAGCCGCTGGAGCAGCAACCACAGACACAGCAGCCGCTGGAGCAGCAACCACAGACACAGCAGCCGCTGGAGCAGCAACCACAGACACAGCAGCCGCTGGAGCAGCAGCCACAGACACAGCAGCCGCTGGAGCAGCAACCACAGACACAGCAGCCGCTGGAGCAGCAACCACAGACACAGCAGCCGCTGGAGCAGCAACCACAGACACAGCAGCCGCTGGAGCAGCAACCACAGACACAGCAGCCGCTGGAGCAGCAACCACAGACACAGCAGCCGCTGGAGCAGCAACCACAGACACAGCAGCCGTTGGAGCAGCAGCCACAGACACAGCAGCCGCTGGAGCAGCAACCACAGACACAGCAGCCGCTGGAGCAGCAACCACAGACACAGCAGCCGCTGGAGCAGCAACCACAGACACAGCAGCCGCTGGAGCAGCAACCACAGACACAGCAGCCGCTGGAGCAGCAACCACAGACACAGCAGCCGCTGGAGCAGCAACCACAGACACAGCAGCCGCTGGAGCAGCAACCACAGACACAGCAGCCGCTGGAGCAGCAACCACAGCAACAGCAGCCGCTGGAGCAGCAACCACAGCAACAGCAGCCGCTGGAGCAGCAACCACAGACACAGCAGCCGCTGGAGCAGCAACCACAGACACAGCAGCCGCTGGAGCAGCAACCACAGACACAGCAGCCGCTGGAGCAGCAACGACAGACACAGCAGCCGCTGGAGCAGCAACCACAGACACAGCAGCCGCTGGAGCAGCAACCACAGACACAGCAGCCGCTGGAGCAGCAGCCACAGACACAGCAGCCGCTGGAGCAGCAACCACAGACACAGCAGCCGCTGGAGCAGCAACCACAGACACAGCAGCCGCTGGAGCAGCAACCACAGACACAGCAGCCGCTGGAGCAGCAACCACAGACACAGCAGCCGCTGGAGCAGCAACCACAGACacagcagctgcagcaacagctgaagcagtagcagcaacactgcATCAAACACTCAGACGACACAAATGCATTAAACCACTGAAACACCTTATTCAGTCTGGCTCTGTTGCGGTGTGTAGTAGTGGCTGATGTTGTGGCTGATGTTGTGGCTGATGTTGTGGCTGatgttgtggctgttgttgtggctgatgttgtggctgatgttgtggctgttgttgtggctgatgttgtggctgttgttgtggctgatgttgtggctgatgttgtggctgttgttgtggctgatgttgtggctgatgttgtagctgatgttgtagctgatgttgtggctgttgttgtggctgatgttgtggctgatgttgtagctgatgttgtggctgatgttgtggctgatgttgtggctgttgttgtggctgatgttgtggctgatgttgtggctgttgttgtggctgatgttgtggctgatgttgtggctgatgttgtggctgatgttgtggctgatgttgtagctgatgttgtggctgttgttgtggctgatgtTGTGGCTGATGTGGCTGATGTTGTGGCTGATGTGGCTGATGTTGTGGCTGATGTGGCTGATGTTGT
The window above is part of the Procambarus clarkii isolate CNS0578487 chromosome 67, FALCON_Pclarkii_2.0, whole genome shotgun sequence genome. Proteins encoded here:
- the LOC123753166 gene encoding putative uncharacterized protein DDB_G0271606, producing MTGVAVVMTGVAVVMTGVAVVMTGVAVVVTGVPVVMTGVPVVVTGVAVVMTGVAVVMTGVAVVMTGVPVVMTGVAVVVTGVAVVVTGVAVVMIGVAVVVTGVPVVMTGVAVVVTGVAVVVTGVAVVMTGVAVQQQQPLEQQPQTQQPLEQQPQTQQPLEQQPQTQQPLEQQPQTQQPLEQQPQTQQPLEQQPQTQQPLEQQPQTQQPLEQQPQTQQPLEQQPQTQQPLEQQPQTQQPLEQQPQTQQPLEQQPQTQQPLEQQPQTQQPLEQQPQTQQPLEQQPQTQQPLEQQPQTQQPLEQQPQTQQPLEQQPQTQQPLEQQPQTQQPLEQQPQTQQPLEQQPQTQQPLEQQPQTQQPLEQQPQTQQPLEQQPQTQQPLEQQPQTQQPLEQQPQTQQPLEQQPQTQQPLEQQPQTQQPLEQQPQTQQPLEQQPQTQQPLEQQPQQQQPLEQQPQQQQPLEQQPQTQQPLEQQPQTQQPLEQQPQTQQPLEQQRQTQQPLEQQPQTQQPLEQQPQTQQPLEQQPQTQQPLEQQPQTQQPLEQQPQTQQPLEQQPQTQQPLEQQPQTQQPLEQQPQTQQLQQQLKQ